The following are encoded together in the Proteiniphilum saccharofermentans genome:
- a CDS encoding bifunctional folylpolyglutamate synthase/dihydrofolate synthase gives MTYDETIDYLYRQMPEYQRIGDKAYKPGLDNSLALDEIFDHPHQRYKTIHVGGTNGKGSVSHLLAAILQESGYKVGLYTSPHLIDFRERIRVNGEMISREFVMDFVEHYREQFEPVMPSFFELTMEMAFLYFAQREVDVAVIEVGLGGRLDSTNIISPDLSIITNIGFDHMKQLGNTLPKIAAEKAGIIKAYTPVVIGEAGNTEVTQVFIDKAQSVNAPIVFAELYMNNFKAEKCESGWLLFHADGYPDVKSELRGLAQDKNARTVLTAVEVLLETGYVIPKVAVYKGFANVTSITGLMGRWQQLQTSPKIICDIAHNAHGIRYVAEQLQSENFNRLHMVFGMANDKDIDPVLSLLPRDAVYYFTKASVERALDEKTLAQQAETYGLKGNNFGTVTKAIEAAKENADKNDLIFIGGSSFIVADALPLFI, from the coding sequence ATGACTTACGACGAAACAATTGATTATCTTTATCGCCAGATGCCCGAATATCAGCGGATCGGCGATAAGGCTTATAAACCCGGGCTTGACAACAGCCTTGCATTAGATGAGATATTCGATCATCCCCACCAACGTTATAAAACCATCCATGTGGGGGGTACCAACGGGAAAGGCTCCGTTTCACACCTGTTGGCTGCTATCTTACAGGAATCAGGATACAAAGTGGGATTATATACTTCTCCCCATCTGATCGATTTCCGCGAAAGAATCCGTGTCAATGGAGAGATGATCAGTCGTGAGTTCGTGATGGATTTTGTAGAGCATTACAGGGAACAGTTTGAACCGGTAATGCCCTCGTTCTTCGAGTTAACTATGGAGATGGCTTTCCTCTATTTTGCTCAACGGGAGGTGGATGTAGCTGTGATCGAGGTCGGTCTGGGCGGACGGCTCGATAGCACCAATATCATCTCTCCCGATCTTAGCATTATCACTAACATCGGATTCGATCATATGAAACAGTTAGGCAATACATTGCCGAAGATCGCTGCCGAAAAAGCAGGAATCATAAAAGCATATACACCTGTAGTGATTGGAGAAGCGGGCAATACGGAAGTAACACAGGTTTTTATCGATAAGGCACAGTCGGTGAACGCTCCTATTGTCTTCGCGGAACTCTATATGAACAATTTTAAAGCAGAGAAATGTGAATCAGGATGGTTGCTGTTTCATGCAGACGGGTACCCTGATGTAAAGAGCGAATTAAGGGGGTTAGCACAAGACAAAAATGCACGAACGGTATTGACGGCGGTGGAAGTTCTCCTTGAAACAGGTTATGTGATTCCGAAAGTAGCTGTGTATAAAGGGTTCGCCAATGTGACCTCCATTACCGGATTAATGGGGCGATGGCAACAGTTGCAAACTTCACCGAAGATCATCTGCGATATCGCGCATAACGCGCATGGGATACGATATGTGGCGGAACAGTTACAATCAGAAAACTTCAATCGTCTCCATATGGTGTTCGGAATGGCAAACGATAAAGATATTGATCCCGTCCTTTCTCTCTTACCACGGGATGCTGTTTATTATTTTACAAAAGCATCGGTAGAACGTGCGTTGGATGAAAAAACGCTGGCACAACAGGCCGAAACATACGGATTGAAAGGAAACAATTTCGGCACTGTGACAAAAGCAATAGAGGCCGCAAAAGAAAACGCCGATAAAAACGATCTCATTTTCATCGGCGGTAGTTCCTTTATCGTAGCAGACGCGTTGCCGCTGTTCATATAA
- a CDS encoding DUF937 domain-containing protein — MDLSELLNSPVGQSIVKSVAGQLGMNEGEASGVVNMAVPAILAGMTRNAQSRDGAESLNKALESKHDGSLLNNLSGMLQGHTEELQQDGNGILGHIFGNKLPAVEQGISQKTGVSMNKIAPLLAMLAPIVMAYLGKEKRQANTGAGGLGDLLGGLLGNSQQGKSGGGIMDMLGSALDKDGDGNPLNDILGGFLGGR; from the coding sequence ATGGATCTATCAGAATTATTAAACAGCCCGGTGGGGCAATCAATTGTGAAAAGTGTAGCCGGTCAACTCGGCATGAATGAAGGAGAGGCGTCGGGCGTAGTCAATATGGCCGTGCCGGCAATATTAGCCGGAATGACCAGGAATGCACAATCCCGCGATGGGGCGGAGAGCCTGAATAAAGCGCTGGAGTCAAAACATGATGGTTCGCTTCTGAATAACCTTTCCGGAATGTTACAGGGACATACAGAAGAATTGCAGCAGGATGGCAATGGAATTCTGGGTCATATATTTGGGAATAAACTTCCGGCTGTAGAGCAGGGCATATCTCAGAAAACCGGAGTCAGTATGAATAAGATAGCTCCTTTGTTGGCGATGTTAGCCCCTATTGTAATGGCATACCTTGGAAAAGAGAAGCGTCAGGCCAATACCGGTGCCGGTGGTTTGGGCGATCTCCTGGGAGGCCTGCTGGGTAATTCACAGCAAGGTAAATCCGGTGGAGGCATCATGGATATGTTGGGTAGTGCACTCGACAAGGATGGCGACGGTAATCCCCTGAACGATATTCTAGGCGGATTTTTGGGAGGAAGGTAA
- a CDS encoding thymidylate synthase, whose protein sequence is MKQYLDLLQRVLDEGVKKEDRTGTGTISIFGHQSRYRMSDGFPVLTTKKLHLKSIIHELLWFLNGDTNVKYLNDNGVRIWNEWADEDGDLGHIYGYQWRSWPDYNGGHIDQISEVVNTIKNNPDSRRIIVSSWNVADIPSMNLPPCHAFFQFYVADGKLSLQLYQRSADIFLGVPFNIASYALLLKMMAQVTGLEEGDFIHTFGDAHIYLNHLEQVNLQLSREPRPLPNMKVNPDVKDIFGFRFEDFELADYDPHPHIKGIVSI, encoded by the coding sequence ATGAAACAATATCTTGATTTATTACAGCGGGTGCTCGACGAAGGGGTTAAAAAGGAAGACCGTACAGGAACCGGAACCATCAGTATCTTCGGACATCAGAGCAGGTACAGGATGAGTGACGGATTTCCGGTACTTACCACTAAAAAATTACATCTGAAATCGATCATCCACGAATTGCTTTGGTTCCTCAATGGGGATACCAATGTGAAATATCTGAACGATAATGGCGTGCGTATCTGGAATGAGTGGGCTGATGAAGATGGCGACCTGGGGCATATCTACGGGTATCAATGGCGTTCATGGCCCGATTATAACGGCGGACATATCGACCAGATATCAGAGGTAGTGAATACCATCAAAAATAATCCCGATTCCCGACGTATTATTGTCAGTTCATGGAATGTGGCTGATATTCCCAGTATGAACCTTCCTCCTTGCCACGCTTTTTTTCAATTTTATGTGGCTGACGGAAAACTGAGCCTTCAACTCTATCAACGTAGTGCGGACATTTTTCTGGGAGTGCCGTTCAATATCGCTTCCTATGCGTTACTGCTGAAAATGATGGCCCAAGTGACCGGGTTGGAGGAGGGTGATTTCATCCACACTTTCGGGGATGCCCATATCTACCTGAATCATCTTGAACAGGTGAATCTTCAACTGTCGCGTGAACCGCGGCCACTACCAAATATGAAGGTCAACCCTGATGTAAAGGATATATTCGGCTTCCGTTTCGAGGACTTCGAACTGGCAGACTACGATCCACACCCACACATTAAAGGTATTGTCAGTATATGA
- a CDS encoding dihydrofolate reductase codes for MMNQKKPHIAIIVALDEQNGIGRRGELLCHLPADLKHFKELTTGHTIIMGRKTYQSLPKGALPNRTNIVITSDKEDNYPGCVVVRSVDEALARCKNEDTVFIIGGGQLYRSTLDLAEILYLTRIHHTFDDADTFFPEIDLNKWELIQQQTYQTDEKHQYNYSFHTCIKK; via the coding sequence ATGATGAATCAGAAGAAACCACATATCGCCATTATTGTCGCACTCGATGAACAGAACGGTATCGGGCGAAGAGGCGAACTGCTTTGCCATCTTCCCGCCGACCTGAAGCATTTTAAGGAGCTCACCACAGGACACACCATCATTATGGGAAGAAAGACCTATCAATCGCTTCCTAAAGGTGCACTGCCCAACCGAACCAATATAGTAATTACTTCTGATAAGGAAGACAATTACCCTGGCTGCGTCGTGGTACGTTCTGTCGATGAAGCGCTGGCCCGTTGCAAAAATGAGGACACGGTTTTTATTATCGGTGGAGGGCAACTTTACCGTTCAACCCTCGACCTTGCGGAGATACTCTATCTCACCCGCATACATCACACTTTTGACGATGCCGATACTTTTTTTCCGGAAATAGATCTCAACAAATGGGAGTTGATTCAACAACAAACATACCAGACAGACGAAAAACATCAATATAATTATTCATTTCATACCTGTATAAAAAAATAA
- a CDS encoding RNA polymerase sigma factor, with protein sequence MDVNSWKEFLQGDEKAFSSLYRSYFNELFAYGLKIGFDEEVCKDAIQDVFYKIYISRNQLTHIRNIESYLLHCLKNRLFDIHNLETKINHINYNDIILESENSVVEKIIEEETELQWESKIKQSLKTLPPKQRKIIYYHYQLNLSFDEIAALLDMTPEAVKKSTYRALQKMRGSQQLKNPFFTFLFFVL encoded by the coding sequence ATGGATGTGAATAGTTGGAAAGAGTTTCTGCAGGGCGACGAAAAAGCATTTTCGTCGCTATATCGTAGTTACTTCAATGAACTTTTTGCATACGGTCTGAAAATAGGTTTCGATGAGGAGGTATGCAAAGATGCCATACAGGATGTTTTTTACAAAATATACATCTCCCGAAACCAACTGACCCACATCAGAAATATTGAATCTTACTTGCTCCACTGCCTGAAGAACAGATTATTTGATATCCACAATCTGGAAACTAAAATTAACCATATAAATTACAATGATATCATTCTCGAAAGTGAAAACAGTGTCGTAGAAAAGATCATTGAGGAAGAGACAGAGTTGCAGTGGGAAAGTAAAATAAAACAATCACTGAAAACTCTGCCTCCAAAACAAAGAAAGATAATCTATTACCATTATCAGCTCAACCTTTCTTTCGATGAGATAGCTGCCTTACTGGATATGACACCCGAAGCAGTAAAAAAATCAACTTACAGGGCACTACAGAAAATGAGAGGAAGTCAGCAACTAAAGAATCCTTTTTTTACTTTCCTTTTCTTCGTTCTTTAA
- a CDS encoding FecR family protein, whose product MDQKDFLCDDLFIYWRIHPTKELDTFWVNFLKENEDYRESFNKAIETFEIIRKGKEILEVGETSILQELKDKIEKEKLKKRRKIRKILASSAAAILLLLLISSIFILYEKKENVDSLTSSIGEVVNNNNIQLFTGSNVLEIDNNSVLDLSGEKYGTIIQQSHSQKKIDLGNNQTNKLIVPYGKRSTLILADGSKVHLNSGTKMEFPSIFSGEKREINLEGEIYIEVAKQTNAPFVIHTPNSQITVYGTSFNVSSYSEDAKESVVLVNGAVEVKSVNSTIQLEPNEMAEIENGQILRKQVDVSDYIGWTSGYMQLNRAPLNEVLKKIGRYYNIKFQYGLDLDLYDQTCSGKLFLSDNLDDVLEAFSKMTYLQYTKQNDEIIFIRQQQINQHY is encoded by the coding sequence ATGGATCAAAAAGATTTTTTGTGTGACGACCTTTTCATATACTGGAGAATCCACCCGACGAAAGAACTGGATACTTTCTGGGTGAATTTTCTCAAAGAGAACGAAGATTATAGGGAATCCTTCAATAAAGCTATTGAAACATTTGAAATAATACGAAAAGGGAAAGAGATACTTGAAGTGGGAGAAACTTCAATACTACAGGAGCTAAAAGATAAAATCGAGAAAGAGAAATTAAAGAAAAGAAGGAAAATACGAAAGATACTAGCTTCATCTGCCGCTGCCATATTGCTTCTTTTATTGATTTCCTCGATCTTTATTCTGTATGAAAAGAAGGAAAATGTGGATTCCCTCACATCTTCCATAGGAGAGGTAGTGAATAATAACAATATACAACTTTTTACCGGCAGTAATGTATTAGAAATCGATAATAATTCAGTGCTGGATTTATCCGGGGAGAAATATGGCACCATAATCCAACAGTCACATTCGCAGAAAAAAATCGATCTGGGTAACAACCAGACAAACAAACTTATTGTACCTTATGGGAAAAGGTCGACATTGATTTTAGCTGACGGATCGAAAGTACATCTGAATTCCGGAACTAAAATGGAGTTTCCATCCATATTTTCCGGGGAGAAAAGGGAAATCAATCTAGAAGGAGAGATTTATATTGAAGTGGCAAAGCAAACCAATGCACCTTTCGTTATTCACACCCCTAATTCCCAAATTACTGTCTACGGAACTTCTTTCAATGTATCTTCCTATTCCGAAGACGCGAAAGAGTCTGTTGTTTTAGTAAATGGTGCAGTGGAAGTGAAAAGTGTAAACAGCACCATACAATTGGAGCCCAATGAAATGGCTGAGATTGAGAATGGACAAATATTACGGAAACAGGTGGATGTTTCAGATTATATTGGTTGGACAAGTGGTTATATGCAATTAAATAGGGCGCCATTGAACGAAGTATTGAAGAAAATAGGACGATACTATAATATAAAGTTCCAGTACGGATTAGATCTCGACCTGTATGACCAAACTTGTTCAGGTAAATTGTTCCTTTCGGATAATCTGGATGATGTACTCGAAGCTTTTTCAAAGATGACCTATCTGCAATATACTAAACAGAACGATGAAATAATATTCATCCGCCAACAACAAATAAATCAACATTATTAA
- a CDS encoding TonB-dependent receptor — protein MKIYFLITFLCIFSVTAENIYSQSKTVSVELKNITLKDAFRELEKNSDYLFLFMDNTERGLSTNVNVSFNNKSINEIMDLLLKNTDLVYSIVNRQITISRKPGTIENGKKADNKVSTKEVQQTRKTITGTVRDANGESIIGANIIEVGTSNGTITDVNGNFTLNVANDAAIQITYIGYLSQTVNTTGNTNFNITLREDTQALEEVVVVGYGIQRKENLTGAVATVDVGKALSGRPITDVGRGLQGTTPGLSVVIPSGEIGSDPTIKVRGQIGSIEGGSAPLILLDNVEIPSLLMVNPDDIESISVLKDAASASIYGAKAAFGVILITTKKGAAQQRVNVSYSGNFTWQNISKKMEMGGIDALQYSVDAFKNAGGTVAGAFVQITEEGLEKAKAWHEKYYGKIGVEDPYVYGRDWYVDANNRKIGLRTFDPYDYMIKEWTPSMNHNVSVSGKTLNTTYNVGVGYISQDGLMKPAKHDDFKRYNGSLRLSTDINKYLTARAGAMYSAREKRYGYATSSTTADPWLYLYRWGPTMPMGYDENGSIIRSPYSELKQANTASRSNDYTSVNIGATLNITKDWKFDVDFNHSKNDYITLQPGTRYTAANSWVAAVVKNDENGNRIYVNDAGEVVSSTTAGAMPAFMLNTHEYTGSGSNPDHIYRRSEKSVRDTWNMTTTYDLNLNEDHNFNFLLGVNRVTYETEWNWSQKTKLLDIANPQFNLAVGTETVGGDFDWDAQLGYFGRVNYTFKERYLFEANLRYDGTSKFPSNLRWRYFPSFSAGWRLSEEPFMQFMQPTLSSLKLRGSWGSIGDQTVANSLYVPTITIGTISYLDENGNKLFYAAPPAAVSPKIGWQNIETLNLGIDTRLFKNSFGITFDWYQRDTKDMIIPGANVSLAYGTGAPKQNLGELRTKGWELLVDYTHRFNNKLSVNAMVTVSDAVTEITKYSDTQLVSGWYVGKTYGEIWGYETDRLYQKDDFVWNGDQIVTTYALYGKEVAAGTAGAKVVNKLSDPNGVYQDRFQSGNYRMGPGDPKFVDLNGDGDISPGSSTVDDPGDRKVIGNSTPRYEYGFRLGAEYKGFDFSVFFQGVGKRELWGNGFLAIPGYNSSDGAMPQAIAGNYWREDHTDAFYPRAYNLGSSNNTLGIVPQTRYLLDMSYLRMKNLTFGYSLPANLITKIGLQKTRVYIALENFLTFDNLNDLPIDPEEVQGYSMFNDENYNSGRTGVGAPTMKSMSVGFQLNF, from the coding sequence ATGAAAATCTATTTTTTAATCACTTTCCTCTGCATTTTTTCTGTTACGGCAGAGAATATTTATTCCCAGTCGAAAACGGTCAGTGTCGAACTAAAAAACATAACGCTAAAAGATGCTTTTCGTGAATTAGAAAAAAACAGTGACTACCTGTTTCTTTTTATGGATAACACCGAAAGAGGTTTATCAACGAATGTGAACGTATCCTTTAACAACAAATCTATAAACGAAATAATGGATTTGTTGTTGAAAAATACAGACCTGGTCTACTCTATCGTCAACAGGCAGATCACCATTTCAAGGAAACCGGGAACTATTGAAAATGGGAAAAAAGCTGACAATAAAGTCAGTACCAAAGAAGTGCAGCAAACCCGTAAAACCATTACCGGAACAGTAAGGGATGCTAACGGAGAATCCATTATAGGGGCTAATATTATTGAAGTAGGTACATCTAATGGAACCATTACCGATGTAAATGGAAACTTCACCTTGAATGTGGCAAACGATGCGGCTATCCAGATCACTTATATCGGATATCTGAGCCAAACAGTCAATACAACGGGAAACACAAACTTCAACATCACTCTCAGAGAAGATACGCAAGCGCTTGAAGAGGTGGTGGTCGTGGGGTACGGCATTCAACGCAAAGAAAATCTTACCGGTGCGGTTGCAACCGTGGATGTAGGTAAAGCATTGAGCGGACGTCCTATTACCGACGTTGGTCGCGGATTGCAAGGAACTACACCGGGGCTTTCGGTTGTTATACCAAGCGGAGAGATCGGTTCTGATCCAACGATCAAAGTTCGTGGACAGATCGGTTCTATTGAAGGCGGCTCGGCTCCACTTATTCTATTGGATAACGTTGAAATACCATCACTCTTAATGGTCAACCCCGATGATATCGAATCTATTTCCGTATTAAAAGATGCGGCTTCTGCTTCTATTTACGGAGCGAAAGCTGCTTTCGGGGTTATCCTTATCACTACCAAAAAAGGAGCTGCCCAGCAACGCGTGAATGTGAGTTATTCGGGAAATTTCACTTGGCAAAATATCTCCAAAAAGATGGAAATGGGCGGTATAGACGCTTTGCAGTATAGTGTGGATGCTTTTAAAAACGCAGGCGGAACAGTAGCCGGCGCTTTTGTGCAAATTACAGAGGAAGGACTGGAAAAAGCCAAAGCCTGGCATGAAAAATATTACGGGAAAATAGGCGTAGAAGATCCATACGTTTATGGACGTGACTGGTACGTAGACGCCAACAACCGCAAAATAGGTTTAAGGACATTCGACCCTTATGATTACATGATTAAAGAATGGACTCCTTCCATGAACCACAATGTTTCCGTCAGTGGAAAAACACTAAATACCACCTACAATGTCGGTGTGGGTTATATAAGTCAGGACGGTTTGATGAAACCGGCAAAACACGACGACTTTAAACGCTACAACGGATCATTGAGGTTAAGCACGGATATCAACAAATACCTGACAGCAAGGGCAGGTGCCATGTATTCTGCCAGAGAAAAGAGATATGGGTATGCAACCAGTTCCACTACCGCCGATCCATGGCTCTATCTTTACCGTTGGGGACCCACCATGCCCATGGGGTATGACGAGAACGGAAGCATAATCAGAAGCCCTTATTCCGAGCTTAAACAAGCCAATACAGCCTCAAGAAGTAATGACTATACCAGTGTGAATATTGGCGCTACGCTCAATATAACAAAAGACTGGAAGTTTGATGTTGACTTTAATCATTCCAAGAATGATTACATCACATTACAACCTGGGACACGTTATACGGCGGCAAATTCCTGGGTGGCTGCTGTGGTAAAGAATGATGAAAACGGAAACCGTATATATGTCAACGATGCCGGTGAAGTTGTTTCATCTACCACCGCGGGAGCAATGCCTGCCTTCATGTTGAACACACACGAATATACGGGAAGCGGTTCCAATCCTGACCATATATACCGCCGTTCGGAAAAATCGGTGCGCGACACCTGGAACATGACTACGACGTATGACCTGAATTTGAATGAAGATCATAATTTTAATTTTTTGTTGGGTGTAAACCGTGTTACGTATGAAACGGAGTGGAACTGGTCGCAGAAAACAAAATTATTGGACATCGCAAATCCTCAGTTTAACCTTGCCGTAGGTACTGAAACAGTTGGCGGGGATTTTGACTGGGATGCTCAACTGGGTTATTTCGGCCGTGTCAATTATACGTTTAAAGAGCGGTATTTGTTTGAAGCAAATCTGCGTTACGATGGTACGTCCAAGTTTCCTTCCAATTTGAGATGGAGATACTTCCCTTCATTTTCAGCAGGTTGGCGTCTAAGTGAAGAGCCGTTTATGCAGTTCATGCAACCCACGCTTTCATCGTTGAAATTAAGAGGGTCTTGGGGGAGCATCGGCGACCAGACAGTAGCAAACAGTTTGTACGTTCCCACTATCACAATCGGTACGATTTCTTATCTGGATGAAAATGGAAACAAATTATTTTATGCAGCCCCACCCGCGGCCGTCTCACCCAAAATCGGATGGCAGAATATCGAGACCCTGAATTTAGGAATAGATACCCGACTCTTCAAAAACTCATTTGGAATCACTTTCGATTGGTATCAGCGCGATACCAAGGATATGATTATTCCCGGTGCAAATGTCAGTCTTGCTTACGGTACAGGCGCACCCAAGCAAAATCTGGGAGAATTAAGAACCAAGGGTTGGGAGTTATTGGTCGACTATACGCATCGTTTTAACAACAAATTATCTGTCAATGCGATGGTGACCGTCTCCGATGCTGTCACTGAAATTACGAAATACAGCGACACTCAATTGGTCAGCGGTTGGTATGTAGGAAAAACGTACGGAGAAATATGGGGTTATGAAACCGATCGCTTATATCAAAAAGATGACTTTGTATGGAATGGAGATCAAATAGTAACCACGTATGCATTGTACGGGAAAGAAGTGGCAGCAGGTACTGCCGGAGCTAAAGTCGTAAACAAGCTTTCTGACCCGAATGGCGTATACCAGGATCGTTTTCAATCCGGTAATTACAGGATGGGGCCGGGCGACCCTAAATTTGTTGACCTTAACGGCGACGGGGACATCAGTCCGGGAAGCAGTACGGTCGATGACCCGGGCGACAGGAAAGTCATTGGTAATTCAACTCCGAGGTATGAATACGGATTCCGTTTGGGAGCCGAATATAAAGGATTCGACTTCTCCGTCTTTTTCCAAGGTGTGGGCAAACGTGAACTCTGGGGAAATGGATTTCTGGCGATCCCCGGATATAACTCATCGGACGGCGCCATGCCGCAGGCTATTGCCGGTAATTATTGGAGGGAAGACCACACGGATGCGTTCTATCCTCGCGCGTATAATCTTGGCAGTTCAAATAATACATTGGGCATTGTACCCCAAACTCGTTATTTATTGGATATGTCCTATTTAAGAATGAAGAACCTGACTTTCGGATATTCATTGCCTGCCAATTTGATTACGAAGATAGGGCTTCAAAAAACGCGTGTTTACATTGCTTTGGAAAACTTCCTGACGTTTGATAACCTGAATGATCTCCCGATTGACCCGGAAGAAGTGCAAGGTTATTCAATGTTCAATGACGAAAACTATAACTCCGGTCGTACGGGGGTAGGAGCTCCAACAATGAAATCGATGTCAGTTGGTTTTCAATTAAATTTTTAA
- a CDS encoding RagB/SusD family nutrient uptake outer membrane protein yields MKKHIFYTLLIVVLVSVGCDDILDRPQKTKANDETYWRSESDFRLYANEFYTQYFVGYSASWGVDYAPLRGYYFSDDVAYTGTQSNLENAIPSSRGSTSLASTSDLWLTKYASATWNFGWVRKVNIMIERLEKVGVNYLSEEAYNHWMGVARFFRAFEYHRLVWSFGDVPYYGTTFSEDNSDEMYKDRTPRKEVMEHVYDDLRFAFANIRTNDGAMYLNKDIAAGFITRIMLYEGTWQKYHNISQENAKKYLEFAQEAGDYVIGTGKYAISGDFRSLFGSFDLKGHPEVLMYRHYDAANATHAVASYSNGRESQNPSSNLALAKAFICNDGKPYQTSSVANADILDITNMIKTRDPRFEATFYNYPKIEASTLLYACKFISREGSSWVGTLPPQYGSMTNTNDYPVMRYSEVLLNWIEAKAELETLGGTAVTQADISISINAIRNRPLDNEAIALGVQQTAAMDLALINDSFDPARDSDVPALIWEIRRERRMEFVYEHTRLADIRRWKKLEYMDNNKYPDTMLGLWIDIANELPTYLVTTTRVMKADGTIVTYNGSNASDMVGFYIPTNANARDLFGDFNYLAPVGKAQIEQYADAGYTLTQTAGWF; encoded by the coding sequence ATGAAGAAACATATATTTTATACGCTACTTATTGTCGTGCTCGTCTCAGTCGGTTGCGACGATATATTGGATCGCCCCCAGAAAACAAAAGCCAATGATGAAACGTACTGGAGGAGCGAATCCGATTTCCGTTTATATGCAAATGAATTTTATACGCAGTATTTTGTGGGGTACAGCGCGAGTTGGGGGGTGGATTATGCTCCTCTACGCGGCTATTATTTTTCTGACGATGTGGCTTATACCGGTACGCAAAGCAACCTGGAGAACGCCATTCCCTCAAGCCGCGGATCTACGTCATTGGCTTCTACCAGCGATCTCTGGCTCACCAAGTACGCCAGCGCCACTTGGAACTTTGGATGGGTACGCAAAGTAAACATCATGATAGAACGTCTTGAAAAAGTGGGGGTTAATTATTTATCGGAAGAGGCTTATAACCATTGGATGGGGGTAGCCCGTTTCTTTCGGGCCTTTGAATATCACCGTTTAGTCTGGTCGTTTGGCGATGTTCCCTATTATGGAACAACATTTTCAGAAGACAATTCAGACGAAATGTATAAAGACAGAACACCCAGAAAAGAAGTCATGGAGCATGTGTATGACGATTTACGCTTTGCTTTTGCCAATATCCGGACAAATGATGGCGCAATGTACCTGAATAAAGACATTGCTGCTGGATTTATCACGCGCATCATGCTCTACGAAGGAACCTGGCAAAAATACCATAACATCAGCCAGGAAAACGCGAAGAAGTATCTTGAATTTGCCCAGGAAGCCGGCGATTATGTGATTGGGACAGGAAAGTACGCGATTTCAGGCGACTTCAGGAGTTTATTTGGTTCGTTCGACTTAAAAGGTCATCCGGAAGTGTTAATGTACAGACATTATGACGCAGCCAATGCCACACACGCTGTGGCTTCCTATTCAAATGGAAGGGAATCTCAAAATCCATCCTCCAATTTGGCATTGGCAAAGGCCTTTATCTGCAATGACGGTAAACCGTACCAGACTTCAAGCGTTGCAAACGCCGACATTTTAGACATTACCAATATGATCAAAACGCGCGATCCCCGTTTCGAAGCTACTTTCTATAACTACCCTAAAATAGAGGCGTCCACGCTTTTGTATGCGTGCAAATTTATTTCGCGCGAAGGATCGTCTTGGGTTGGAACGCTACCTCCTCAATACGGGAGTATGACAAATACAAACGACTATCCCGTAATGCGTTATTCTGAAGTATTGCTGAACTGGATCGAAGCGAAAGCCGAACTGGAGACATTAGGTGGAACGGCAGTAACCCAGGCAGATATAAGCATATCTATCAATGCCATACGCAACAGGCCTTTGGATAATGAAGCCATTGCATTGGGCGTTCAACAAACAGCGGCAATGGATTTGGCTCTTATCAATGATTCTTTTGATCCTGCACGGGATAGCGATGTTCCGGCCCTTATTTGGGAAATTCGCCGCGAACGCCGAATGGAGTTCGTATATGAACACACCCGTTTAGCCGACATTCGACGTTGGAAAAAACTGGAATATATGGATAACAATAAATATCCGGATACGATGTTGGGGTTGTGGATTGATATAGCCAATGAACTACCCACTTATCTCGTTACGACCACCAGGGTAATGAAAGCTGATGGAACCATCGTGACATACAACGGCTCAAATGCAAGCGATATGGTGGGATTCTACATCCCAACAAACGCAAATGCAAGGGACTTATTCGGGGATTTTAATTACCTGGCGCCTGTAGGAAAAGCACAAATAGAGCAGTATGCCGATGCCGGCTATACTTTGACACAAACCGCCGGATGGTTTTAA